A part of Puntigrus tetrazona isolate hp1 chromosome 21, ASM1883169v1, whole genome shotgun sequence genomic DNA contains:
- the fgfr4 gene encoding fibroblast growth factor receptor 4 isoform X2, translating to MWSIFKVFITICLTELVFSRSITSGEVRAKDTRVSRPILIPGFPENATVLVGGHVKLVCKLYQPASTRLQWFKKDSKRLGLDGSPLLTALTPLLENLSKVNILPLVNVTMEDAGEYVCKAENSFGQITRSAWVEVLSVSEEPTEETSEHLLLELGDVLKLRCDTNRPGTVLWFKGGVRVQHNARIQIRAAVMEIADVTFEDSGVYVCMLRGTKEALRNFTITVADAIGSGDDDEDNGLDDAGPETENDQVYISRAPYWTHTQRMEKKLYAVPAGNTVKFRCPATGSPIPTIRWLKNGREFRGEHRIGGIKLRHQHWSLVMESVVPSDRGNYSCVVENKYGSIAHTYLLDVLERSPHRPILQAGLPKNTTAVVGGDAQFLCKVYSDAQPHIQWLKHIEMNGSRYGPDGIPYVKIVKTGSLNMSEVEVLYLTNITMEDAGEYTCLAGNSIGFSHQSAWLTVLSEEDVAKEMDLMEAKYTDIIIYASGFLALVMAIVIVVLCRMQVHPSREPFDTLPVQKLSKFPLRRQYSVESNSSGKSSASLMRVARLSSSCSPMLAGVMEFELPYDPDWEFPRENLTLGKPLGEGCFGQVVRAEAYGINKENQDQVTTVAVKMLKDDATDKDLADLISEMELMKVMDKHKNIINLLGVCTQDGPLYVLVEYASKGSLREYLRARRPPGMDYTFDVTKVPEEQLTFKDLVSCAYQVARGMEYLASKRCIHRDLAARNVLVTEDNVMKIADFGLARGVHQIDYYKKTTNGRLPVKWMAPEALFDRVYTHQSDVWSFGVLMWEIFTLGGSPYPGIPVEELFKLLKEGHRMDKPSNCTHELYMKMRECWHAVPTQRPTFKQLVEELDRVLVSISDEYLDLSTPFEQYSPSCEDTSSSCSSDNDSVFTHDAMSTDPCLIGYHDVRSRMDLKTTMR from the exons ATGTGGAGCATCTTTAAGGTTTTCATTACCATCTGCTTAACGGAACTGGTGTTTTCAAGGAGCATAACATCCGGGGAAGTCCGGGCAAAAG ATACCCGAGTTTCACGACCAATTCTTATTCCTGGATTTCCTGAGAATGCTACTGTGTTGGTTGGAGGACATGTGAAGTTGGTGTGTAAACTCTACCAGCCAGCCTCAACACGTCTCCAGTGgttcaagaaggacagcaagcGCCTGGGGCTTGATGGATCACCACTTCTTACAGCGCTTACG CCTCTTCTTGAGAACCTCTCCAAAGTCAACATTCTTCCTTTAGTGAATGTCACCATGGAAGATGCTGGGGAGTATGTATGCAAAGCGGAAAACTCATTTGGCCAGATTACTCGCTCTGCCTGGGTGGAAGTCTTATCAG TTTCTGAGGAGCCAACCGAGGAAACATCAGAGCATCTACTCCTAGAGCTCGGAGATGTACTAAAACTTCGTTGTGATACAAACCGTCCTGGAACGGTCCTGTGGTTCAAGGGTGGTGTACGGGTGCAACACAATGCTCGTATCCAGATAAGGGCAGCAGTCATGGAGATTGCGGATGTTACCTTTGAAGATTCaggagtgtatgtgtgtatgctaCGTGGCACCAAAGAGGCTCTACGCAATTTCACTATCACAGTGGCAG ATGCTATAGGATCAGGAGATGACGATGAGGACAATGGTCTTGATGATGCTGGTCCTGAGACAGAAAATGACCAGGTCTACATCTCCAGAG CACCATACTGGACTCACACTCAAAGGATGGAGAAGAAGCTCTATGCAGTCCCAGCTGGAAACACGGTCAAATTCCGCTGCCCCGCCACAGGGAGTCCTATTCCCACTATTCGCTGGCTAAAGAATGGCAGAGAATTCAGAGGAGAGCATCGGATCGGGGGCATCAAG CTACGACATCAGCATTGGAGCTTGGTCATGGAGAGTGTGGTTCCCTCTGACCGTGGGAACTACAGTTGTGTTGTGGAGAACAAATATGGGTCCATCGCTCACACCTACCTCTTGGACGTGTTGG aacGCTCTCCACACAGGCCCATCCTTCAGGCTGGCTTACCCAAAAACACTACAGCTGTAGTGGGTGGAGATGCCCAGTTCCTTTGTAAAGTATACAGTGATGCCCAGCCTCACATCCAGTGGCTGAAGCACATAGAGATGAATGGCAGCCGTTATGGGCCTGATGGCATTCCTTATGTGAAGATTGTGAAG ACAGGAAGCTTGAACATGTCTGAAGTTGAAGTCTTGTATCTTACCAATATCACAATGGAGGATGCCGGAGAATACACCTGCTTGGCGGGAAACTCTATTGGTTTCTCTCATCAGTCTGCTTGGCTCACAGTCTTATCAG AAGAGGATGTGGCCAAGGAGATGGACCTTATGGAAGCCAAGTACACTGACATCATCATCTATGCCTCTGGTTTCCTGGCTCTGGTAATGGCCATTGTTATAGTGGTCCTCTGCCGTATGCAAGTTCATCCCAGTCGGGAGCCTTTTGATACTCTCCCGGTACAGAAACTCTCCAAATTTCCTCTACGCAGACAG TATTCAGTGGAGTCCAATTCTTCTGGAAAATCAAGTGCGTCATTGATGCGGGTGGCTCGTCTTTCCTCCAGTTGTTCCCCAATGCTGGCTGGAGTTATGGAGTTTGAACTGCCTTATGACCCTGACTGGGAGTTTCCAAGAGAGAA TTTGACTTTAGGTAAACCGCTTGGAGAGGGCTGCTTTGGTCAAGTGGTAAGAGCAGAGGCTTATGGGATAAACAAAGAGAATCAAGATCAAGTGACAACTGTAGCtgttaaaatgctaaaag atgATGCAACTGACAAAGACCTGGCAGACCTCATTTCTGAGATGGAGTTAATGAAGGTGATGGACAAGCACAAGAACATTATCAATCTTCTTGGTGTTTGCACACAGGATG GTCCACTGTATGTGCTGGTTGAATACGCATCTAAGGGTAGCCTACGGGAATATCTCAGAGCACGTCGACCTCCTGGCATGGACTACACCTTTGATGTGACCAAGGTTCCTGAAGAACAGCTCACCTTTAAAGATCTAGTGTCCTGTGCTTACCAAGTCGCAAGAGGGATGGAGTACCTGGCCTCCAAAAGA TGCATTCACAGAGATTTAGCAGCAAGGAATGTTCTTGTGACGGAGGACAATGTGATGAAAATCGCAGATTTTGGTTTGGCAAGAGGAGTGCATCAGATTGACTACTACAAAAAAACCACTAAT GGACGTCTGCCAGTGAAATGGATGGCACCAGAAGCCTTGTTTGACAGAGTCTACACACACCAGAGCGACGT TTGGTCTTTTGGAGTTTTGATGTGGGAGATTTTCACATTGGGAGGATCACCATACCCTGGGATACCAGTGGAGGAGCTTTTTAAGCTGCTGAAGGAAGGCCATCGAATGGACAAACCTTCCAACTGCACCCATGAGCT CTACATGAAGATGAGAGAGTGCTGGCATGCCGTACCAACACAAAGACCAACATTCAAACAGCTTGTTGAAGAGCTTGACAGGGTGCTGGTATCCATTTCTGATGAG tacCTGGACCTGTCCACCCCTTTTGAACAGTATTCTCCATCTTGTGAGGACACCTCCAGCTCTTGCTCTTCAGACAATGATTCAGTGTTTACCCATGATGCAATGTCAACTGACCCATGCCTAATTGGCTACCATGATGTGCGCTCTCGGATGGACCTGAAGACGACAATGCGATAG
- the fgfr4 gene encoding fibroblast growth factor receptor 4 isoform X1: MWSIFKVFITICLTELVFSRSITSGEVRAKDTRVSRPILIPGFPENATVLVGGHVKLVCKLYQPASTRLQWFKKDSKRLGLDGSPLLTALTPLLENLSKVNILPLVNVTMEDAGEYVCKAENSFGQITRSAWVEVLSEVSEEPTEETSEHLLLELGDVLKLRCDTNRPGTVLWFKGGVRVQHNARIQIRAAVMEIADVTFEDSGVYVCMLRGTKEALRNFTITVADAIGSGDDDEDNGLDDAGPETENDQVYISRAPYWTHTQRMEKKLYAVPAGNTVKFRCPATGSPIPTIRWLKNGREFRGEHRIGGIKLRHQHWSLVMESVVPSDRGNYSCVVENKYGSIAHTYLLDVLERSPHRPILQAGLPKNTTAVVGGDAQFLCKVYSDAQPHIQWLKHIEMNGSRYGPDGIPYVKIVKTGSLNMSEVEVLYLTNITMEDAGEYTCLAGNSIGFSHQSAWLTVLSEEDVAKEMDLMEAKYTDIIIYASGFLALVMAIVIVVLCRMQVHPSREPFDTLPVQKLSKFPLRRQYSVESNSSGKSSASLMRVARLSSSCSPMLAGVMEFELPYDPDWEFPRENLTLGKPLGEGCFGQVVRAEAYGINKENQDQVTTVAVKMLKDDATDKDLADLISEMELMKVMDKHKNIINLLGVCTQDGPLYVLVEYASKGSLREYLRARRPPGMDYTFDVTKVPEEQLTFKDLVSCAYQVARGMEYLASKRCIHRDLAARNVLVTEDNVMKIADFGLARGVHQIDYYKKTTNGRLPVKWMAPEALFDRVYTHQSDVWSFGVLMWEIFTLGGSPYPGIPVEELFKLLKEGHRMDKPSNCTHELYMKMRECWHAVPTQRPTFKQLVEELDRVLVSISDEYLDLSTPFEQYSPSCEDTSSSCSSDNDSVFTHDAMSTDPCLIGYHDVRSRMDLKTTMR; the protein is encoded by the exons ATGTGGAGCATCTTTAAGGTTTTCATTACCATCTGCTTAACGGAACTGGTGTTTTCAAGGAGCATAACATCCGGGGAAGTCCGGGCAAAAG ATACCCGAGTTTCACGACCAATTCTTATTCCTGGATTTCCTGAGAATGCTACTGTGTTGGTTGGAGGACATGTGAAGTTGGTGTGTAAACTCTACCAGCCAGCCTCAACACGTCTCCAGTGgttcaagaaggacagcaagcGCCTGGGGCTTGATGGATCACCACTTCTTACAGCGCTTACG CCTCTTCTTGAGAACCTCTCCAAAGTCAACATTCTTCCTTTAGTGAATGTCACCATGGAAGATGCTGGGGAGTATGTATGCAAAGCGGAAAACTCATTTGGCCAGATTACTCGCTCTGCCTGGGTGGAAGTCTTATCAG AAGTTTCTGAGGAGCCAACCGAGGAAACATCAGAGCATCTACTCCTAGAGCTCGGAGATGTACTAAAACTTCGTTGTGATACAAACCGTCCTGGAACGGTCCTGTGGTTCAAGGGTGGTGTACGGGTGCAACACAATGCTCGTATCCAGATAAGGGCAGCAGTCATGGAGATTGCGGATGTTACCTTTGAAGATTCaggagtgtatgtgtgtatgctaCGTGGCACCAAAGAGGCTCTACGCAATTTCACTATCACAGTGGCAG ATGCTATAGGATCAGGAGATGACGATGAGGACAATGGTCTTGATGATGCTGGTCCTGAGACAGAAAATGACCAGGTCTACATCTCCAGAG CACCATACTGGACTCACACTCAAAGGATGGAGAAGAAGCTCTATGCAGTCCCAGCTGGAAACACGGTCAAATTCCGCTGCCCCGCCACAGGGAGTCCTATTCCCACTATTCGCTGGCTAAAGAATGGCAGAGAATTCAGAGGAGAGCATCGGATCGGGGGCATCAAG CTACGACATCAGCATTGGAGCTTGGTCATGGAGAGTGTGGTTCCCTCTGACCGTGGGAACTACAGTTGTGTTGTGGAGAACAAATATGGGTCCATCGCTCACACCTACCTCTTGGACGTGTTGG aacGCTCTCCACACAGGCCCATCCTTCAGGCTGGCTTACCCAAAAACACTACAGCTGTAGTGGGTGGAGATGCCCAGTTCCTTTGTAAAGTATACAGTGATGCCCAGCCTCACATCCAGTGGCTGAAGCACATAGAGATGAATGGCAGCCGTTATGGGCCTGATGGCATTCCTTATGTGAAGATTGTGAAG ACAGGAAGCTTGAACATGTCTGAAGTTGAAGTCTTGTATCTTACCAATATCACAATGGAGGATGCCGGAGAATACACCTGCTTGGCGGGAAACTCTATTGGTTTCTCTCATCAGTCTGCTTGGCTCACAGTCTTATCAG AAGAGGATGTGGCCAAGGAGATGGACCTTATGGAAGCCAAGTACACTGACATCATCATCTATGCCTCTGGTTTCCTGGCTCTGGTAATGGCCATTGTTATAGTGGTCCTCTGCCGTATGCAAGTTCATCCCAGTCGGGAGCCTTTTGATACTCTCCCGGTACAGAAACTCTCCAAATTTCCTCTACGCAGACAG TATTCAGTGGAGTCCAATTCTTCTGGAAAATCAAGTGCGTCATTGATGCGGGTGGCTCGTCTTTCCTCCAGTTGTTCCCCAATGCTGGCTGGAGTTATGGAGTTTGAACTGCCTTATGACCCTGACTGGGAGTTTCCAAGAGAGAA TTTGACTTTAGGTAAACCGCTTGGAGAGGGCTGCTTTGGTCAAGTGGTAAGAGCAGAGGCTTATGGGATAAACAAAGAGAATCAAGATCAAGTGACAACTGTAGCtgttaaaatgctaaaag atgATGCAACTGACAAAGACCTGGCAGACCTCATTTCTGAGATGGAGTTAATGAAGGTGATGGACAAGCACAAGAACATTATCAATCTTCTTGGTGTTTGCACACAGGATG GTCCACTGTATGTGCTGGTTGAATACGCATCTAAGGGTAGCCTACGGGAATATCTCAGAGCACGTCGACCTCCTGGCATGGACTACACCTTTGATGTGACCAAGGTTCCTGAAGAACAGCTCACCTTTAAAGATCTAGTGTCCTGTGCTTACCAAGTCGCAAGAGGGATGGAGTACCTGGCCTCCAAAAGA TGCATTCACAGAGATTTAGCAGCAAGGAATGTTCTTGTGACGGAGGACAATGTGATGAAAATCGCAGATTTTGGTTTGGCAAGAGGAGTGCATCAGATTGACTACTACAAAAAAACCACTAAT GGACGTCTGCCAGTGAAATGGATGGCACCAGAAGCCTTGTTTGACAGAGTCTACACACACCAGAGCGACGT TTGGTCTTTTGGAGTTTTGATGTGGGAGATTTTCACATTGGGAGGATCACCATACCCTGGGATACCAGTGGAGGAGCTTTTTAAGCTGCTGAAGGAAGGCCATCGAATGGACAAACCTTCCAACTGCACCCATGAGCT CTACATGAAGATGAGAGAGTGCTGGCATGCCGTACCAACACAAAGACCAACATTCAAACAGCTTGTTGAAGAGCTTGACAGGGTGCTGGTATCCATTTCTGATGAG tacCTGGACCTGTCCACCCCTTTTGAACAGTATTCTCCATCTTGTGAGGACACCTCCAGCTCTTGCTCTTCAGACAATGATTCAGTGTTTACCCATGATGCAATGTCAACTGACCCATGCCTAATTGGCTACCATGATGTGCGCTCTCGGATGGACCTGAAGACGACAATGCGATAG